From one Rhopalosiphum padi isolate XX-2018 chromosome 2, ASM2088224v1, whole genome shotgun sequence genomic stretch:
- the LOC132919368 gene encoding polyadenylate-binding protein 4-like, giving the protein MASLYVGDLHSDVTEAMLFEKFSTVGAVLSIRVCRDMITRRSLGYAYVNFQNMADAERALDTMNFDILKGRPMRIMWSQRDPSLRKSGVGNVFIKNLDRSIDNKAMYDTFSAFGNILSCKVAQDETGQSKGYGFVHFEMEQSATQSIEKVNGMLLNGKKVFVGRFVGRKDREKELGQKAKLYTNVYIKNIDENVNDKELFEMFEKYGSITSFKVMFREDGSSRGFGFVAFEDPEEAEKAVTELHGKESPEGKTYYVGRAQKKAERQQELKRKFEQYKIERMNRYQGVNLYVKNLDDTIDDERLRKEFSVFGTITSAKVMMDDGRSKGFGFVCFSSPEEATKAVTDMNGRIVGTKPLYVALAQRKEDRKAHLDSQYLQRNTNMRMQSIGPIYQPGASSGYFVPTIPQPQRFYGPTQMTQIRPQPRWASQPQVRAGAPQAAAAGYPNMATQYRNIGARAPVPAGQQAALARNTMVDRNARPISTAQQQMPGAVAAGGVRVPGARGTGSGYKYTANMRNPPGQAQGMGQAQPGQPPAPVQAAVHVHGQEPLTATMLATAKPEDQKQMLGERLFPLIQRMYPDLTGKITGMLLEIDNSDLLHMLEHHESLKNKVEEAVAVLQAHQAQQTQVKKE; this is encoded by the exons ATGGCTTCGTTGTACGTTGGAGATTTGCATTCGGACGTGACCGAAGCTATGTTGTTTGAGAAATTCAGCACGGTCGGTGCTGTCCTGTCAATCCGCGTGTGTCGTGACATGATCACTAGAAGATCATTGGGATACGCCTATGTCAACTTTCAAAACATGGCGGACG cTGAACGTGCTTTGGACACCATGAATTTTGATATTCTTAAAGGACGCCCAATGAGAATTATGTGGTCTCAAAGAGATCCTTCTCTTAGAAAATCTGGTGTAGGCAATGTGTTTATCAAAAACCTAGACAGGAGTATTGATAATAAAGCTATGTATGACACATTTTCTGCCTTCGGAAACATATTGAGTTGTAAA GTTGCTCAAGATGAGACTGGTCAATCAAAAGGCTATGGTTTCGTTCATTTTGAAATGGAACAGTCTGCCACTCAATCTATCGAAAAAGTTAATGGCATGTTGCTCAAtggaaaaaaagtatttgttgGTCGTTTTGTTGGCAGAAAAGATCGTGAAAAGGAGTTGGGTCAAAAAGCTAAACTTTATACAAATGTTTACATTAAGAATATAGATGAAAATGTCAATGACAAAGAATTGTTTGagatgtttgaaaaatatggaTCAATTACTAGCTTCAag gtcaTGTTTAGAGAAGATGGAAGTTCTAGAGGTTTTGGATTTGTGGCATTTGAAGATCCAGAAGAAGCTGAAAAAGCTGTCACAGAATTACATGGCAAAGAAAGCCCAGAAGGAAaa ACATATTATGTAGGTCGTGCTCAAAAGAAAGCTGAACGCCAACAAGAATTAAAACGCAAGTTCGAACAGTATAAGATTGAACGTATGAATAGATACCAAGGAGTTAATTTGTATGTGAAAAATTTGGATGACACAATTGACGACGAACGTTTACGCAAAGAATTTAGTGTCTTTGGAACTATCACAAGTGCcaag gTGATGATGGATGATGGCCGTAGTAAAGGCTTTGGTTTTGTGTGTTTCTCATCTCCAGAAGAAGCTACCAAAGCAGTAACAGATATGAATGGTCGCATTGTTGGTACTAAACCATTATATGTTGCATTGGCTCAACGCAAAGAAGATCGTAAAGCCCATTTGGATTCCCAATATCTACAACGCAACACTAATATGAGAATGCAATCTATTGGCCCA ATATATCAACCTGGTGCTTCAAGTGGTTACTTCGTACCTACTATTCCTCAGCCACAGCGTTTCTATGGACCTACTCAAATGACTCAGATTCGTCCACAACCAAGATGGGCTTCTCAACCACAAGTTAGGGCTGGAGCACCGCAAGCTGCTGCTGCAG gttatCCAAATATGGCCACACAATACCGAAACATTGGAGCTCGTGCTCCTGTACCTGCTGGTCAACAAGCTGCATTGGCTAGAAACACTATGGTGGATAGAAATGCTAGACCTATTAGCACAGCCCAACAACAAATGCCAGGTGCTGTTGCTGCTGGAGGTGTACGTGTTCCTGGAGCACGTGGTACAGGTTCTGGATATAAATATACAGCTAATATGCGTAATCCTCCTGGCCAAGCTCAAGGTATGGGACAAGCACAACCTGGTCAACCACCTGCACCAGTACAAGCAGCTGTACATGTACATGGACAAGAACCACTTACTGCAACGATGTTGGCTACCGCTAAGCCAGAAGATCAAAAACAGATGTTGGGAGAGAGGCTTTTCCCTCTTATTcag cgaaTGTACCCTGACTTGACTGGTAAGATCACTGGTATGTTGTTGGAGATTGACAACTCAGATTTGCTTCACATGTTGGAACATCATGAATCTTTGAAGAACAAAGTAGAAGAGGCTGTTGCTGTACTTCAAGCCCATCAAGCACAACAGACCCAAGTGAAGAAAGAATAA
- the LOC132922038 gene encoding elongator complex protein 3 yields MSEVDEHISKLSHEERMVSTVAEIIQKLLIAQKENRDVNLNKLKSQISSKYGLKSSPRLVDIISAVPNDAKKLLYPKLKAKPVRTASGVAIVAVMCKPHRCPHINMTGNICVYCPGGPDSDFEYSTQSYTGYEPTSMRAIRAHYNPYVQTRHRVEQLKQLGHNVDKVEFIVMGGTFMSLPEDYRDYFIRNLHDALSGHTSSNVREAVKYSERSNVKCIGITIETRPDYCLNRHLTDMLNYGCTRLEIGVQSVFEDVARDTNRGHTVKAVCETFNLAKDCGFKIVSHMMPDLPNVDLERDFQQFKEFFENPAFRVDGLKIYPTLVMRGTGLYELWRSGRYRSYSPSELVDLIAHILSLIPPWTRVYRVQRDIPMPLVTSGVEHGNLRELALARMKDLNLQCRDVRTREVGIQEIHNKIRPFEIELIRRDYVANNGWETFLSYEDPEQDILIGLLRLRKCTNSFRPELKGRVSIIRELHVYGSVVPVRARDPTKFQHQGFGMLLMEEAERISLEEHKSTKIAVISGVGTRNYYKKLGYHLDGPYMSKQL; encoded by the exons ATGTCTGAAGTAGATG aACATATATCCAAATTAAGCCATGAAGAACGAATGGTGTCTACAGTTGCTGAAATTATTCAGAAATTGTTGATTGCTCAAAAGGAAAACAGAGACGTAaacttaaataagttaaaatctCAAATATCATCTAAATATGGACTGAAATCATCTCCCCGACTTGTTGATATTATATCAGCTGTTCCCAATGAtgctaaaaaattattgtacccAAAGTTGAAAGCAAAACCTGTTAGAACAGCTAGTGGA GTAGCTATCGTTGCTGTCATGTGTAAACCACATCGTTGTCCTCATATAAATATGACTGgaaatatatgtgtgtattgtCCTGGTGGTCCAGATTCTGATTTTGAATACTCAACACAGTCATATACTGGTTATGAACCTACTTCGATGAGAGCTATCCGAGCACATTACAATCCATATGTTCAAACCCGCCATAGAGTTGAGCAG CTTAAACAATTAGGCCATAATGTTGATAAGGTTGAGTTCATAGTGATGGGAGGTACATTTATGAGTTTACCTGAAGACTACCGGgattatttcattagaaatttacATGATGCTTTATCGGGTCATACAAGCTCTAATGTTCGAGAAGCTGTCAA ATACTCAGAAAGAAGTAACGTAAAATGCATTGGCATTACTATTGAAACTCGACCAGATTATTGTTTGAATAGGCATTTAACTGACATGTTAAACTATGGCTGTACACGATTAGAAATTGGTGTTCAGTCTGTGTTTGAAGATGTTGCACGAGACACTAACAGAGGTCATACAGTTAAAGCAGTTTGTGAAACATTTAATCTTGCTAAAGATTGTGGTTTTAAAATTGTGTCACATATGATGCCTGATTTACCTAATGTGGATCTAGAAAGAGACTTTCAACAGttcaaa gaattttttgaaaatccaGCTTTTCGTGTTGATGGCTTAAAAATTTATCCTACTCTTGTAATGAGAGGTACAGGGTTATATGAGCTGTGGCGTAGCGGACGATATCGTAGTTATTCACCATCTGAATTAGTAGATTTAATTGCTCACATATTAAGTCTTATTCCTCCATGGACACGTGTGTATAGAGTTCAAAGAGATATTCCAATGCCATTAGTTAC atctgGAGTTGAACATGGTAATTTACGAGAACTGGCCTTAGCAAGAATGAAAGATCTTAACTTACAATGCCGTGATGTTCGAACTAGAGAAGTTGGAATTcaagaaatacataataaaattcgtCCATTTGAA attGAATTGATACGTAGAGATTATGTTGCTAATAATGGATGGGAAACATTTTTATCGTATGAAGATCCCGAACAAGATATTTTAATCGGTTTATTAAGATTGCGCAAGTGTACAAATTcatttag accAGAGTTAAAAGGAAGAGTTTCAATTATAAGAGAATTACATGTATACGGTAGTGTAGTTCCTGTTCGAGCCAGAGATCCAACCAAATTTCAACATCAAGGATTTGGTATGTTATTAATGGAAGAAGCTGAAAGAATATCTTTAGAAGAACACAAGTCTACCAAAATAGCTGTTATTTCAG GTGTTGGTACtagaaactattataaaaaacttgGATACCACTTAGATGGGCCTTATATGTCAAAACagctttaa